A segment of the Sulfurovum indicum genome:
TTTATGGCTTTTTCTCTTTTGAGCCTGCTGCTGATGCTCTCCTATCGTATACAATGGTGGAAAAGTGTTGTCTACCTGTCAGGGTATGCGGTATTCATAGAACTCTCCCAGTCTTTTACTCCCAACCGTTGTGCCGACTGGATGGATGTTGCAGCAGATATGATCGGTATCGCTGCAGGACTGATAGTGTACAGCGTTTACCGAAAACTGGAGGCTCTCCGTGCAGACAGTTGAACGGACCGTTGAGACGGTCACAGAAGTGAACCGTTCCAAATTCATAGCCTATCTTCTTCCCTATACAGAATTTGAAGGGATGCAGGAGGAGTTAAAGGCTCGGCATCCCAAAGCCAACCATGTGGTCTATGCGCTTCGATACCTGAATACATTTGAGCAGGTCGTGGAGAACAGTTCAGATGACGGAGAGCCGAAAGGCTGCGCGGGTGTCCCCGCACTTAATGTGCTTCGCGGTGAAGCGATGATCAACTGTGCCGTACTTATTGTGCGTTACTTTGGCGGTATCAAACTGGGAACGGGGGGTATGGCAAGAGCTTATGCCAAAGCAGTTAAAGATGCCTTGAAAGCAGCCAGCACGACTCCTTATGAGAGAGAGATCATATATGAGTTTACCACAGATTACAGCAGCATAGACAAAATCCTGCATAGATTGAAACAGCTTGGTATTACTCAAATAGAACGGGATTTTGGAGTAGGTGAAGTAGTGTGGAAAATAAAAGCCTGTGAAGAAAAAATAAAGGCGTTCAGAGAACGCTAAGTGCTCAGCACTTAACGCTACAAGGCATCTTCATCCTCTTCATCTGTTCTGATACGAATGGTTTTTTCGATCTCCGATACAAAGATCTTGCCGTCACCGATCTTGCCTGTCTTGGCAGAGGTCTTGATCGCTTCAAGTGCTTTGTTGAGGTACTCGTCATTGCTGACGACGATCTCGAGCTTGACTTTGGGAATGAATTCGACCACGTACTCTGCACCTCTGTAGAGCTCCGAGTGTCCCTGTTGTCTTCCGTATCCTTTTACCTCGCTGATGGTCATACCTTCGATTCCCGCTTCGACCAGTGCCTCTTTGACATCGTCGAGCTTAAATGGTTTGATGATCGCTTCTATTTTTTTCATACGATAGCTCCTTAAATACTACGTTTAAATTCTGGGTAGGCTTCCATACCGCATTCGATGGAATCAATACCTTCGAGCTGTTCTTCATCTTCTGCGCGCAGTCTGAAAACCTTGTTGATACTATAGATTATAGCAAATGATAGTGGAAAAACAATAGCACCTACGACTACCACACCTTTTAGTTGTGTTAAAAAGCTGACATCGGTGAAGATACCTACTGCAAGTGTTCCCCAGATACCGTTGACAAGGTGTACCGAGAGTGCACCGACGGGATCGTCCATTTTAAGTTTGTCAAAGATCGGTACAAAGAGTACAACCAGTGCTGCACCGATCGCACCGATGAGGATAGGAGTATGAATATCATAAAGATCCGGTGCAGCGGTAATGGCAACCAGTCCGCCCAATGCACCGTTCAGTATCATAGTGATATCGAACTTTTTGTAACGGAAGTAGGTAAGCAGCCAGGCCGCAATGGCACCTGCAAGTCCGGCAGTATTGGTATTCATAATGGTGAGGGCTACAGCATCGGCATTCTCTTTGCTTGAGATGGCACCGACTGAACCGCCGTTGAAGCCGAACCATCCGATCCACAGCAGAAAAGCACCCAATACAACCAGCGGGATATTGGAAGCTGGTATGACCTGTACGGCACCACTCTTTTTATACCGTCCGCGTCTTGGTCCCATGATGAGAATGGCAGCCACAAGTGCCCACCCTCCGGTAGAGTGGATTACAGTTGATCCGGCAAGATCGTGCATCTCTGAGATGTCAAGAAAGGTACCGGAGAGAAAGTTTGCTCCCCAGGTGATATTGACAATAGTGGGATAAAGGAAGGCACCTACGATCACAGTAAAGATCACCAGCGGAATGATACGGGAACGTTCACTCACTCCACCGCTCATGATGTTGATGACCTTGCCGACAAAGGCCATCTGGAAAAGGAAGAAAGCATATTTGTTGATGCTCTCCTGATGGTCCCAGCTTCCGAAAGCATAGGTGTAGCCTATAAGCAAAAAGGCCATCGATGCAACGGCATAGATCATGGTATTGACTGTCAATACCGCAGTGACGTTCTTGGTTCTGACAAGCCCTGCTTCAAGCATAGCAAAGCCTGGCACCATTAAAATGATAAGTGTCATGGCAAAAATACTGAAAAACGTGTCAATGACATAATGGATTTCCATAAGAGACTCCTGATATTAATATTATAATAATATAAGTGTATCAGTTCCTGAGAGTAAAAAGTAGTAAAGATTGATGAATAAGTCATCAGTAAGGAGAGAAATTATTTTGTTTAATCGTTAATATTGATTATTTTTTAGGCAATTATGAGAAAAGCATACTTTTGCAGTATACAGAGAGTAAAAGAGATTTGGTTTCTCTCTCCTCTCTTGCCGCATATCTGAATCAGAGTGCCTCTTCGTCTTCTTCATCTGTTCTGATACGGATGGTTTTTTCGATCTCCGATACAAAGATCTTACCGTCACCGATCTTGCCTGTCTTGGCAGATGACTTGATCGCTTCGAGTGCTTTATTGAGGTATTCATCAGTACTGACCACGATCTCCAGTTTTATCTTGGGGATGAATTCTACGACATATTCGGCACCTCTGTAGAGCTCAGAGTGCCCCTGCTGTCTTCCGTACCCTTTGACTTCTGAAACTGTCATACCTTCGATACCCGCTTCAACAAGAGCCTCTTTGACATCATCCAGTTTGAATGGTTTAATGATTGCTTCGATCTTTTTCATTTGTATATCCTTTATTCCTGTATTGTCAGGGAAGAACCGTTAAAGGTTCATTCCTTTTTCTCCATGTACCGATTCGTCAAGACCCATCTCTTCACTCTCAGCAGTTACTCTTGCACCGCCTGTCAGAGCACTTGCAATATAGTAGACCACGACTGTACCGATAAGTGTCCAGATACCGACTACGAGAACGGATTCTATCTGTACCATGAACTGTCCCATTCTGTCTCCGCTCTCTTTCAGCGGACCGTCCCAGAGAAGATCTTTGTCATTAAGAGCAAGAAGACCTGTTGCCAGTGCACCCCAGAGACCTGCAAGGAAGTGGATACCAAAGGCATCAAGCGAGTCATCGTAGCCCAGTTTTTTCTTGAGTGTTACAACACCGAAGAAGGCAATGACCGATCCGAAGATCCCGATGATGAATGCCCCGCCGACACTTACAAAACCTGCTGCCGGTGTAATAGCAACCAGTCCCGCAATGATTCCTGATGCAATACCAAGCAGTGTCGGTTTTTTGAATACCACCCACTCGATCAGCAACCATGTTACACCTGCAGCAGCAGTTGCAACCGTAGTTGTCAGTACAGCAAGACCCGCAATAGCATTTGCACCAAATGCAGAACCGCCGTTAAATCCGTACCACCCGAACCAAAGCAGTGCTGCACCTGCAGCAGTGAAGATAATACTGAAAGGCTTCATAGCGACCTTTGGATAACCGGCTCTTTTGCCTACAAGGATTGCAAGTACCAGACCGGCCAGACCACCGTTCATGTGTACAACTGTACCACCCGCAAAGTCAAGAGCACCTGCATCAAAAAGAAGGGCACCGTCTCCACCCCATACCATATGTGTGATAGGCGCATATACAACCAGACCCCAGAGAGCAACAATGACCATCCATGTCGAGAACTTCATACGGCCGATCACTGAACCCGAAGCGATCGCTACAGTGATCGCAGCAAAAGTACCCTGGAACGCAACAAATACATAAGTCGGGTATGTACCGCTCAGGTCAGTCCACTTGGTTTCACTTAGAAGTACATTGCCAAGACCGCCGATAAATTTCTGAATACCGGCACTTTCAGCCGTACCGAATGCAATAGAGTATCCTGCAATGATCCATACTACAAAAGCGAGTACGAATGCCCCCATCACCATAGCATAGGTGTTGAGTGCGTTTTTGCTTCGTGTCATACCTGCATAGAAGAGGGCAAGTCCCGCAGGTGTCATGAGGAGTACGAGCGCTGTGGAGATCATCATCCAGGCTGTATCCCCGGTATCAAGTTTGTCTTCTGCAAAAGCAGCAATAGGCAGCAGTGCTGCCATAAGAGCGAAAAGTTTCAACTTCATGTTATTTCCTTTTAATATGTTAATACCAGAGTATCATAACATGTGGGAAAAAACTTTTGCACAGGTTTATGATTAATTTTTAATCAATCTATTGAATAAGAGGGATCTCAAGTTTGACAATGAACTCTTGCAGGTTACAGCTGATGTTGCACTGTTCGGAGAGGGATACGATCTCCTTGTCTGCATCTGTATAACGTCCGTTGGCACTGACGGAGAGTTGTGCTATCGCTGTTTTTTGGTTGTCGATGATCACATGTTCCCCCACAAGCAGTTTGAGCGCGATCTGGATGGAGTCTGATGAGCGGAAAGACTCGAGTACTTTTCTCAAGAGCTTGGAGAAGCGGTTCTGGTCAATTTTAAGCTGTGGCAGGTCAGGATCTGTCAGAAGCTGAAGTTGATTGGGATTTTTCGTCTTGAAAAGAGCAATGTTGGCTTCAAGCAGCAGGTTGATATCTGTCATTGAAAGCTTCTCTTTCTCCACTGGTATACTGTTCCGGATGCGTGGTGCATTGTAAAAACGTATGGAGAGCTGTTCCTCATTCTCATAGCCGACAGTTATGGAATAGAAGTTGAATACTTCATATCTTAGGGAAAGCGCGGTAGTTTTGTAGCCGAAGTTTTGCGGTGCATAGGCCAGTGCCAGATCAAAGAGCTCCTTTTTGGAGACATATCCCAAAAGGATCTCCGCACTGTTGTTGAGATAGAGTATCTTACCTTTGGGATCGAAGAGAATAAAAGGGTTGTTGTCCCACTCTACAAAAGGACGAAAATCAATCGATAGCGTGTTCATGGATCTTTTTTCTCAATGTATTGCGATTAATTCCAAGAATCTGTGAGAGCTTGAGTTGGGATCCGTACTTCTTCAGCCCGGATCTGATCAGTGGTACTTCATACAGATCGAGATGTTCTTTGTATCCGTTGTTACCTTCCAGGTGTTGCAGCAGATAGTTGTAGATCGCTTCCTGTATCTCCGCTTTTCCCATGGTCCGGCTTATAAGGTAGTGGAAGATCGACCTTTTGAGGGTTTTACTGTTGCCTGTCAGGTCAGTAGGAAGCTGCGCTGCAGTAAATTGAGAGATATCGGTCATAAGGATATTGCATGCCTCTTTTAAAAACGCTTTTTTAAGAAAAAGAACATCTTCGGGGCGTTCTTTTAATGACGGCATCATATAGATGAAGGCAAAGAGAGCGTCAATAGTCTGCTGGTTGCCGATGTAATTGGCAGTTGCAATAATACGCTTGTTGTCAAAGTCGAGGGATTCTTTGTTCGGAAGTTTTTCAAAATCGGTAATGATCAGTTCATCAGAAGCGGCCATCATCGATTCGACTGCCTCCTGATCTGCACCGGAAACGACGGGAGTATCGGGAAAGAGATGGGTAACCAGTCTCTTTTTCCCGATATGAGGCTGGCCGATAATGATGGAAGAGACATAAAGCGTCTTGGTCAGGTTCAATCCTTTGATGATCTGCTGTACCTGCTCTGATTTTGTATAAAATGATTCCATAGGATATTCCAGCTTTTGATTAAAAAATAATCAGTTGAGTATTAAAAGTATTATATCAAACTTATGTTAAACTATGGATGCATGGAAGTTCATCTGACAATACTCCTGCGCGACACAAATCCAGTAAAAACTGCTCTGCTCTTGCAGCGGTGGAGGATGCCATTTGGGTTGAGTGTATTGTTGATGCATTGTCAGATGAGCTTCCTTATGGGCACCTCTAATAACCCCATACGCCCATAATGGGTTTTGCAGATGTGAGATTTTGCAAGAGGCTTTCAAGTCCTAGCCAAAGCTAAGACGATGGAAGCATCTTGTGAAAGATCGCGTCTGCAAAGCCCACCCTTTGGGCAATGCCGGCTTTGCCCTATGCGGCGTTACACTTTTTCGACTTAGCTACGGCTAGGTCTGTAAAGTGTGCCTTGCCTAGAACAAAGCCGGCAATGTTATGAGCATATGGGGTTATTAGAGGTACCCTTATATTTTTAAAGATGCAAGGTAAGAACCATAAAAGAGGCATTTAACAGGTTTTGCAATTGTCACCCCTACCTGCCGCTGGAGTGTGCGATCGAATACTTTTCTATTCTGGGTGGGATAGAGGAGCATATCGAATTGGATTTTTTTGAGAGTGTAACGGCGATGGTGGAATCCAACTTCGTACATAACTTCACGGCTTTTCAGCAGATGGTCTCCCCATCCTATCTGTTGGAGTCTCCCTATCGTGAAGTATTAACGGCGGTTGCCAGAGGGGACGGAAAGTACTACTCCGTACTGCGTAAAGCAAGACTCAGTGAAGGAGTGGGAGAACGTATTATTGATGAGCTGGTCTCTTTGGGGGTACTTCGTATAGAACTGAGCCGTGAGCAGCCGCTTAAAACACATCCAAAACACAAGCTCAAAAAAGAACTGCGGCACTACCGCATACAGGACAAACTGCGTTTTGTAATGCCGTTCCTGCGTTTCTGGTTTGGTTTTGTGACCTACTATAAAGAAGATCTTCTCCAGGGAAAAGGTAATACATTTCTTGAAAATTTTAAAAGTAATTATGAACGTTTGCGAACACTTGTCTATGAGCAGTTGTGTGATGATCTTCTGGTAGAATATTATGCCGCTACAACACCGCTTTTAAGTCATGGAAGCTATTGGAATCAGTATAGTGAGTTTGACATTCTGGCAGTCACAAGCAACAAAAAACTGATACTGGGAGAGTGCAAGTATAAAGATAGAAAAGTGTGTAAAAACGAATTGAACAAGCTTAGAGCCAAAGCCGAACAGTCAGGCATACGTGCAGATATCTATGCCTTGTTTTCAAAAGACGGTTTTTCCAATGAACTGCTTGGTATGCAGGATGAAAACCTTCTGCTTTTTGACCTCAATGATCTGCAGAGGTTTTGTGTCTAATCTGGTCTGTATACCTTCAGGTTCTCTACACCCTCGGCATCTTTGAGATACTGTGCATGCAGCTGGCTCATAACCCCTTTGTCACAGTAGAGCAGGTACTCTTTCTCTTTTGGCAGTTTTTTGAATTCGCTCTTTAGCCGGTAGAAGGGGATCTTGAGTGTTTCACACTCCGTCTCAATAGAGTTCTCTTCGGCACGGATATCGATGACAATATGTCTGTCCGGATCAAGTTCCTTAACGATCTCTATGGGAGCATGCTCGGTAATATCTTCTACAATCTCATCGACATAAATGCTCTTTGATACTTCAACTGCCCGGTTCAGCACTTCATAGTCAAAGCGTTTGGCTTCTTTTTCCATTCTCCTGAATGAACCGTGTGTGATCGGATTTTTGGAGATCACACCGCAGTACTCGGGCATATTCTCGGCAAAACGGCGTGTTCCGATCTGTGTTGCAATACGAATGATCTCCGGCTTGTTCACAGTAGCCAGAGGGCGTAGTACCAGCTTATCGGTTGACTGGTCGATAAGGGCAAGGTTGCGCAGTGTCTGGCTGGATACCTGGGCAACGCTCTCACCGGTAACAAGCGCATCTATCTCCATCTCATCTGCGATCTTCTCTGCAGCCATCAGCATCAGGCGTTTGAGCGTCACACCCATGTAGCTCTCATGGGTGGAGCGGAAGATCTCAGCAACAACATCCTCAAAAGGTACCGAGACGAACTTGACACGGTGTGAAGCACCGAATTTGTTCCATAGGTACCATGCTACCTGCTTAACCCCGATTTCATGAGCGATCCCGCCGAGATTGAAGAATATGAAGTGGGTTTTGATACCACGTTTCATCGTCAGGTAGCTGGCTACGGTCGAGTCAAACCCTCCCGACATAAGCGAAAGGATTGCACCCTGTGTTCCTATGGGAAAACCACTCAGCCCCTCATGTCTCTGGGTAATGATATTCAGCTGGTTGTTGATGAGTTCAATACGGACGGTCACTTCAGGATTATGAAGGTCTACCCCTTTGGCATCTGTATGTGCCAGCGTATAACCACCGATGACACGTTCCATCTCCGAGGAGTTGAAAGGGTGGCTTCCGGTACGTTTGGCGCGTACGACAAACGTTTTGTCTGTGATCTCATCTGCAACAGTTTCGGCTACTTTTGCCTTGATCTCCTCAAGGGTCTCCATTTTGTCAAACTGTAACGCTTCAAGTACCTGTTCAATACCCGGTGTGTTCAATAGTACTTCTCTGACTTTATCAACAGTTTCAATGGGAGTGACCACTTCGATTTTGTCAGAGAACTTTTTGATCGCAAGTCTCTCATTCAGCGGTTTGAGCAGTGTCTGAAGGTTCTGGTAGAGCTGTGCTACCATCTGCTTTTTGGCTGAAGATCCTTTGACCATGATCTCAGGAAAGAGTTTTAGGATGAATTTTTGTGTTTTAACAGTTGTCTCTTGCACGTTTGGAAGCCTTCAGGTTTAAATGAGTGCAATTATAGCACAACAAGATTATCTCCCACCGTGAGTCTGCCGGACCTTATGATTGTTGCCCTGTATCCGCCGATATATTTGAGCCCATCCATCATATCTTGGCCCAAAAGTCTTGAGAGATAACGGCATGGCGGGCAGGTACGCACGATCCTGAAGGTAGCACTGCCGATGTTGAACTCCCGTTCTTTCACCGCTTCATAATCAAAATTGCCAATGACAAGATTACGCCGTAGATCCAAAAAATCAAGCTTTGCATCTACGCGTTCATTGCATTGGCTCAGTGAGTCGTAGGGGAGTATAGAGACCTCCCGCACACTCTGGGAGAGTTGTGGCTTGTTGAATGTCCCCCTGCCGTAAAAGTAGCGGTCCCCCTCAAGTCCTCTGCCTGCAACTGCCTGAACACTCTTAACATAGTGCAGGGGTTTCCGGGCTTCCTTCCCGATAATGATAGCATGAAGGTACATTATTGTTCAGAAGCTGCTTTTACTTTGTTCTCTTCAGGTATCTCTTCTTGATAGACTTTGACTCCTTCAAGATAGCCGGATATCTCCATCTCCTCATAGACGATACCTTCGGGTACTGCTTCCGAGTGAAGCTGCACGGCACACTGTTTATAGTTCGGCTCGAAGGACTTCGGGTCAAACTCCGGAATGGTAATATTGTTAATAAGCTGCTCATTGAAGTGGAACGGTACAAAGATATTGCCCTCCCTGACAGTTGCACTTACCTTGACAATAACATTCTCTACACGTCCTCGGTTACCTGAAAGGGCGATGCGGTCGCCGCTTTTGACCTTCAGCCTGGCAGCATCTTTTGGATTCAGGTCGACCCAGGCTTCAGGAGCCAGGTTATCCAGGATACCGATAGTACCGGTTTTGGTACGGGTATGGAACTGCTCAACGGTTCTTCCTGTATTGAGGATCAGAGGAAGCTCTCTACAGCTCATTTCACTCAGAGGTACCCACTCTACAGGCAGCAGCTGTGCTTTACCGTCAGGTGTGGGACATGGCATATCTTCACCGTAGAGACGTTTGGTACCTTTAGGCGCTTTTTCATTACACGGCCACTGGATACCTCCAAGTTCTTCCATGAGTTCATAGCTCATACCGCTGTAGTCACAAAGCCTTCCTTTACTGACACGTTGGATCTCTTCAAAAGCGTCACGCGGTGTGTGCAGCTCTTTAAAGAGCAGGTCATGTTTTCCTTCAAAATAGGTAGAGAACTCTTTGACGATGTAGAAGTCCGCTTTGCTCTCTCCCAGCGGTTCGATTGCTTTTTTGGCATAGTTGCAGCGTCTCTCAGAGTTGGTATAACACCCCTCTTTTTCACTCCATGTCGCTGCGGCAAAGACCACATCGGCAATTTGTGCCGTATCGGACATGAAGGCATCCTGAACGACCAGCAGATCAAGCTTTTTAAGTGCTTCACGCAATCCGTTCTGATCCGGATAGCTTACCAGCGGGTTGGTTGCAACGACCCAAAGAGCTTTGATCTCCCCGCGGTTGATCGCATCGATGATCTGCGGATAGGCGTAGCCGCGTTTGGTCGGGATGAGCTCTTCGGGTACACCGATGATGTTCGCGAACTCTCTGCGGTCACTCTCTGAGGCATAATTACGGTAGCCAGGGATCGATGAGGTAAAGCCAAACTCTCTTGTACCCATTGCATTACACTGTCCGGTGATCGACATCGGTGCGGCACCTTCCCTGCCGAGGTTGCCGGTAATGAGTGCGAGGTTGCAGATAGCTGAGACGGTATCGGTACCGATGGAGCTCTGGTTGACTCCCATCGTCCATGCACTCATGGCTGCATCGGCATTGGCATAGATACGTGCAAGGTTGTAGAGCTCCTTGACATCGATCCCTGTAATATTGGCGACCTCCTGGGGAGGATAGTTCGCCATGATATGTTTTCTAAACGCTTTGTAGCCGTTGGTACGTTCCCTGATGAACTTCTCATCCTCCCACCCCTGTTCCATGATGATATAGCACAGCCCGTTGATAAGGGCCAGGTCCGAACGCGGCTTGAGCGGTACGAAGATATCTGCCATCTGGGAGGTTTTGGACTTTCGGGGGTCAATGACGATAATGGTCGGTTTTCTGCCCCGTGTTTTTTTGTTTTTTGCAATATGAAGCTTGAGGATAGGGTGGTTGTCTGCAATGTTGGCACCGATGAGCATAATGACATCGGCTTTTTCAAAGTCCTCATAGCAGCCGACCGGTCCGTCACTTCCGAAGCTCTGCTTGTACCCCATGACGGCACTGGCCATACAGAGTGTGGTATTGCCGTCATAATTG
Coding sequences within it:
- a CDS encoding VanZ family protein, which codes for MPAQYRLLIKCSFWGALIFSYIAAIVPQDTAPAVGELSDKILHFMAFSLLSLLLMLSYRIQWWKSVVYLSGYAVFIELSQSFTPNRCADWMDVAADMIGIAAGLIVYSVYRKLEALRADS
- a CDS encoding IMPACT family protein, with protein sequence MQTVERTVETVTEVNRSKFIAYLLPYTEFEGMQEELKARHPKANHVVYALRYLNTFEQVVENSSDDGEPKGCAGVPALNVLRGEAMINCAVLIVRYFGGIKLGTGGMARAYAKAVKDALKAASTTPYEREIIYEFTTDYSSIDKILHRLKQLGITQIERDFGVGEVVWKIKACEEKIKAFRER
- a CDS encoding P-II family nitrogen regulator, with translation MKKIEAIIKPFKLDDVKEALVEAGIEGMTISEVKGYGRQQGHSELYRGAEYVVEFIPKVKLEIVVSNDEYLNKALEAIKTSAKTGKIGDGKIFVSEIEKTIRIRTDEEDEDAL
- a CDS encoding ammonium transporter, which codes for MEIHYVIDTFFSIFAMTLIILMVPGFAMLEAGLVRTKNVTAVLTVNTMIYAVASMAFLLIGYTYAFGSWDHQESINKYAFFLFQMAFVGKVINIMSGGVSERSRIIPLVIFTVIVGAFLYPTIVNITWGANFLSGTFLDISEMHDLAGSTVIHSTGGWALVAAILIMGPRRGRYKKSGAVQVIPASNIPLVVLGAFLLWIGWFGFNGGSVGAISSKENADAVALTIMNTNTAGLAGAIAAWLLTYFRYKKFDITMILNGALGGLVAITAAPDLYDIHTPILIGAIGAALVVLFVPIFDKLKMDDPVGALSVHLVNGIWGTLAVGIFTDVSFLTQLKGVVVVGAIVFPLSFAIIYSINKVFRLRAEDEEQLEGIDSIECGMEAYPEFKRSI
- a CDS encoding P-II family nitrogen regulator, which produces MKKIEAIIKPFKLDDVKEALVEAGIEGMTVSEVKGYGRQQGHSELYRGAEYVVEFIPKIKLEIVVSTDEYLNKALEAIKSSAKTGKIGDGKIFVSEIEKTIRIRTDEEDEEAL
- a CDS encoding ammonium transporter; its protein translation is MKLKLFALMAALLPIAAFAEDKLDTGDTAWMMISTALVLLMTPAGLALFYAGMTRSKNALNTYAMVMGAFVLAFVVWIIAGYSIAFGTAESAGIQKFIGGLGNVLLSETKWTDLSGTYPTYVFVAFQGTFAAITVAIASGSVIGRMKFSTWMVIVALWGLVVYAPITHMVWGGDGALLFDAGALDFAGGTVVHMNGGLAGLVLAILVGKRAGYPKVAMKPFSIIFTAAGAALLWFGWYGFNGGSAFGANAIAGLAVLTTTVATAAAGVTWLLIEWVVFKKPTLLGIASGIIAGLVAITPAAGFVSVGGAFIIGIFGSVIAFFGVVTLKKKLGYDDSLDAFGIHFLAGLWGALATGLLALNDKDLLWDGPLKESGDRMGQFMVQIESVLVVGIWTLIGTVVVYYIASALTGGARVTAESEEMGLDESVHGEKGMNL
- a CDS encoding DNA-binding transcriptional response regulator — encoded protein: MESFYTKSEQVQQIIKGLNLTKTLYVSSIIIGQPHIGKKRLVTHLFPDTPVVSGADQEAVESMMAASDELIITDFEKLPNKESLDFDNKRIIATANYIGNQQTIDALFAFIYMMPSLKERPEDVLFLKKAFLKEACNILMTDISQFTAAQLPTDLTGNSKTLKRSIFHYLISRTMGKAEIQEAIYNYLLQHLEGNNGYKEHLDLYEVPLIRSGLKKYGSQLKLSQILGINRNTLRKKIHEHAID
- a CDS encoding DUF234 domain-containing protein — its product is MDFFESVTAMVESNFVHNFTAFQQMVSPSYLLESPYREVLTAVARGDGKYYSVLRKARLSEGVGERIIDELVSLGVLRIELSREQPLKTHPKHKLKKELRHYRIQDKLRFVMPFLRFWFGFVTYYKEDLLQGKGNTFLENFKSNYERLRTLVYEQLCDDLLVEYYAATTPLLSHGSYWNQYSEFDILAVTSNKKLILGECKYKDRKVCKNELNKLRAKAEQSGIRADIYALFSKDGFSNELLGMQDENLLLFDLNDLQRFCV
- the thiI gene encoding tRNA uracil 4-sulfurtransferase ThiI — encoded protein: MQETTVKTQKFILKLFPEIMVKGSSAKKQMVAQLYQNLQTLLKPLNERLAIKKFSDKIEVVTPIETVDKVREVLLNTPGIEQVLEALQFDKMETLEEIKAKVAETVADEITDKTFVVRAKRTGSHPFNSSEMERVIGGYTLAHTDAKGVDLHNPEVTVRIELINNQLNIITQRHEGLSGFPIGTQGAILSLMSGGFDSTVASYLTMKRGIKTHFIFFNLGGIAHEIGVKQVAWYLWNKFGASHRVKFVSVPFEDVVAEIFRSTHESYMGVTLKRLMLMAAEKIADEMEIDALVTGESVAQVSSQTLRNLALIDQSTDKLVLRPLATVNKPEIIRIATQIGTRRFAENMPEYCGVISKNPITHGSFRRMEKEAKRFDYEVLNRAVEVSKSIYVDEIVEDITEHAPIEIVKELDPDRHIVIDIRAEENSIETECETLKIPFYRLKSEFKKLPKEKEYLLYCDKGVMSQLHAQYLKDAEGVENLKVYRPD
- a CDS encoding MOSC domain-containing protein, whose protein sequence is MYLHAIIIGKEARKPLHYVKSVQAVAGRGLEGDRYFYGRGTFNKPQLSQSVREVSILPYDSLSQCNERVDAKLDFLDLRRNLVIGNFDYEAVKEREFNIGSATFRIVRTCPPCRYLSRLLGQDMMDGLKYIGGYRATIIRSGRLTVGDNLVVL
- a CDS encoding molybdopterin oxidoreductase family protein, with the protein product MSLIDKAKNFLGLDIKEEKYALVDDPIFGKVAKAKAPDKWVRSTCGYCGVGCGMYIGVKNGEAVYSKGDPLHPVNMGTLCPKGLSEHQMVRADNRVATPLLRRDGELQPASWNEVFTHTSNTFKRIQEQHGKGAVAVVSTGQLLTEEFYALGKFVQLGLGTNNYDGNTTLCMASAVMGYKQSFGSDGPVGCYEDFEKADVIMLIGANIADNHPILKLHIAKNKKTRGRKPTIIVIDPRKSKTSQMADIFVPLKPRSDLALINGLCYIIMEQGWEDEKFIRERTNGYKAFRKHIMANYPPQEVANITGIDVKELYNLARIYANADAAMSAWTMGVNQSSIGTDTVSAICNLALITGNLGREGAAPMSITGQCNAMGTREFGFTSSIPGYRNYASESDRREFANIIGVPEELIPTKRGYAYPQIIDAINRGEIKALWVVATNPLVSYPDQNGLREALKKLDLLVVQDAFMSDTAQIADVVFAAATWSEKEGCYTNSERRCNYAKKAIEPLGESKADFYIVKEFSTYFEGKHDLLFKELHTPRDAFEEIQRVSKGRLCDYSGMSYELMEELGGIQWPCNEKAPKGTKRLYGEDMPCPTPDGKAQLLPVEWVPLSEMSCRELPLILNTGRTVEQFHTRTKTGTIGILDNLAPEAWVDLNPKDAARLKVKSGDRIALSGNRGRVENVIVKVSATVREGNIFVPFHFNEQLINNITIPEFDPKSFEPNYKQCAVQLHSEAVPEGIVYEEMEISGYLEGVKVYQEEIPEENKVKAASEQ